A region from the Nostoc sp. HK-01 genome encodes:
- a CDS encoding S-layer region-like protein: MSSIFRSAVWITPILLIASVVTSKKVLANPVESNINIQAESINLIQSQQTLTAQTEIKPKKNNVLELTLADDNFDTMSQVTSVSQLSDVQPTDWAFQALQSLVERYGCIAGYPNSTYRGSRAMTRYEFAAGLNACLERINELIATSTADAVKKEDLETLQKLQQEFADGLVELRGRIDPLEARTAELEANQFSTTTKLSGDVIVTFGGVYGDEKALTSDAWRTINNTPGGNRAAREATAYRSAGGRDLEDNTILADRVRIILDSSFSGQDRLRVILRANNTLAFNATNQVSGTNMTRLAWDTTLEPDNSIGVAKLFYNFPVGDKLNVTVDAIGGSFFDNFNTVNPLFSAATTGAISRFGRFAPIYRASNSGLAVGRGSGISAIFKLSDAITFSGGYIARNAENPLDGRGLFDGSYGALGQVAFQPNKNLTLAFTYAHSYFSAVDGNGVATGDVNVSGSEGSTFANNPFGTTAIPIATSANHYGIQSSYKLSDKFILSGWVGYTQAIAETNSGRNPVTNTVNRGDKADIWNWAVTLGFPDLGKKGNVGGIIFGQPPKVTSNDYGAQTLTATSARREDSDTSYHLEALYRYQVNSNISITPGLIVLFNPEHNSNNDTIYVGTIRTTFRF, from the coding sequence ATGAGTAGTATTTTCCGCAGTGCAGTATGGATAACTCCAATACTGCTGATTGCTAGTGTCGTTACAAGTAAAAAAGTGCTGGCAAATCCTGTTGAATCCAATATAAATATACAAGCAGAAAGTATCAATTTAATCCAATCACAACAAACTCTGACTGCTCAAACAGAGATTAAACCGAAAAAAAATAATGTATTAGAATTAACATTAGCAGATGATAATTTTGATACAATGTCTCAAGTAACATCCGTATCGCAACTATCAGATGTGCAACCTACAGACTGGGCATTCCAAGCTCTACAATCTTTAGTTGAGAGATATGGGTGTATTGCAGGTTATCCCAACAGTACATATCGTGGTAGTCGCGCCATGACGCGATATGAATTTGCAGCTGGGTTAAATGCTTGCTTAGAAAGAATTAATGAGCTAATTGCCACAAGTACAGCCGATGCTGTTAAAAAAGAAGACTTAGAAACCTTACAAAAACTGCAACAAGAATTTGCTGATGGTTTAGTAGAGTTGCGCGGTAGAATCGACCCACTAGAAGCACGTACCGCCGAACTAGAAGCAAATCAATTTTCCACCACAACCAAATTATCAGGGGATGTAATTGTCACCTTTGGGGGTGTATATGGTGATGAAAAAGCGCTCACTTCTGATGCGTGGCGGACTATAAATAATACACCGGGTGGAAATAGAGCCGCCAGAGAAGCCACCGCCTATAGAAGTGCTGGTGGGCGTGACTTGGAAGACAATACAATATTGGCTGACCGAGTACGAATAATATTGGATTCGAGTTTTTCTGGCCAAGACCGCTTGCGCGTGATATTGAGAGCAAATAATACTTTGGCATTCAACGCGACAAATCAAGTCTCTGGAACAAATATGACTCGTTTGGCTTGGGATACAACTCTTGAACCAGACAACAGTATTGGAGTAGCCAAGTTATTCTATAACTTCCCGGTTGGGGATAAGTTGAATGTGACGGTTGACGCAATTGGTGGTTCGTTTTTCGATAACTTCAACACAGTGAACCCGCTGTTCTCTGCTGCTACAACTGGTGCTATTTCGCGGTTTGGTCGTTTTGCACCAATTTATCGCGCTAGTAACTCTGGACTGGCGGTTGGTAGAGGTTCTGGTATTAGTGCTATTTTCAAGCTGAGTGATGCTATTACCTTCTCAGGTGGTTATATAGCTAGAAATGCCGAAAATCCTCTTGATGGTAGAGGTTTGTTTGATGGTAGTTATGGTGCGTTAGGACAAGTAGCGTTTCAACCAAATAAAAACTTGACTCTGGCTTTCACTTACGCCCATTCTTACTTTAGTGCTGTTGATGGTAATGGAGTTGCAACTGGTGATGTGAATGTCTCTGGTTCGGAAGGAAGTACCTTTGCAAATAATCCTTTTGGTACAACTGCAATTCCAATTGCTACATCAGCCAATCACTACGGTATTCAAAGTAGTTATAAGTTGAGCGATAAATTCATCTTATCTGGTTGGGTGGGTTATACACAGGCGATCGCCGAAACAAATTCTGGCAGAAATCCCGTGACTAACACAGTTAATAGAGGGGATAAAGCAGACATTTGGAACTGGGCTGTCACTTTAGGGTTTCCCGATTTGGGTAAAAAAGGTAATGTCGGTGGAATTATCTTTGGTCAACCGCCGAAGGTGACAAGTAATGATTATGGGGCGCAGACTCTCACCGCCACAAGTGCGCGTCGGGAAGATAGCGATACTTCATATCATCTAGAAGCTTTGTATCGTTATCAGGTGAACAGTAATATCTCAATTACACCAGGATTGATTGTGCTTTTTAACCCTGAACACAATAGCAACAACGACACCATCTATGTCGGTACTATTCGGACAACCTTCCGTTTCTAG